A single region of the Candidatus Methanomethylicota archaeon genome encodes:
- a CDS encoding tRNA (guanine(10)-N(2))-dimethyltransferase — protein sequence MRLIQVKEGITTLIVPDFSEYARKGSYDPSRAIVFYNPKMEFSRDIGVMVLREISNKKNDLIICDPLAGVGARGIRYAKEVKGVSNCIVNDLNKFAIPIIVQNVKINNLENIVKIECKDANLLLIEHSKHNERFDFIDLDPFGSPINFLDASIKAIKNGGILAVTATDTAPLCGVYQKACFRKYGAISIKTDFCHEIGLRILLGSIVQASIKHDFGIDVILSYSVDHYFRAYVKLDLSAKKADNSASFLGYIFYCEKCGWRDSALLNERIINECPYCSFEVKRAGPLWLGKLINKEFLISMNNQNILEFNTHKRIKKLINLLLEESEMPITYFLVDKICSRIKISPPPISFIIEKLKEAGFKASRTHFNPKGFKTDAPLDIIMKILKRQ from the coding sequence TTGCGATTAATTCAAGTAAAAGAAGGTATTACTACACTTATAGTTCCAGATTTTTCTGAATATGCTAGAAAAGGTAGTTATGATCCATCAAGGGCAATTGTTTTTTATAATCCAAAAATGGAATTTAGTAGAGATATTGGTGTTATGGTATTAAGAGAAATTTCAAATAAGAAAAATGATTTAATTATATGCGATCCATTAGCAGGAGTTGGTGCTAGAGGAATAAGATATGCAAAAGAAGTTAAAGGAGTAAGTAATTGCATTGTTAATGATTTAAATAAATTCGCAATTCCAATTATTGTTCAAAATGTAAAAATTAATAATCTTGAAAATATTGTAAAAATTGAATGTAAGGATGCAAATTTACTATTAATTGAACATTCAAAACATAATGAAAGATTTGATTTTATAGATTTAGATCCATTTGGATCTCCAATTAATTTTTTAGATGCATCAATTAAAGCAATTAAAAATGGGGGCATATTAGCAGTAACTGCAACTGACACAGCTCCACTTTGTGGAGTTTATCAAAAAGCATGTTTTAGAAAATATGGTGCTATATCTATTAAAACTGATTTTTGTCATGAAATTGGTTTAAGAATTCTTTTAGGAAGCATTGTTCAAGCATCTATTAAGCATGACTTTGGAATTGATGTAATACTTTCTTATAGTGTAGATCACTACTTTAGAGCATATGTTAAGCTTGATTTAAGTGCTAAGAAAGCAGATAACTCTGCCTCTTTTTTGGGATATATATTTTATTGTGAAAAATGTGGTTGGAGAGATTCAGCTTTATTAAATGAACGTATTATAAATGAGTGTCCATATTGTTCATTTGAAGTAAAAAGAGCTGGACCTTTATGGCTTGGAAAACTTATTAATAAAGAATTTTTAATTTCAATGAATAATCAAAATATTTTAGAATTTAATACACATAAGAGAATTAAAAAATTAATAAACTTACTTCTTGAAGAAAGTGAAATGCCTATTACTTATTTTCTTGTTGATAAAATTTGTAGTAGAATAAAAATATCTCCCCCTCCTATTTCTTTTATTATTGAAAAATTAAAAGAAGCTGGATTTAAAGCAAGTAGAACTCATTTTAATCCAAAAGGTTTTAAAACAGACGCTCCTTTGGATATTATAATGAAAATTTTAAAAAGACAGTAA
- a CDS encoding NTPase, which yields MKKVFITGRPGVGKSTVLKEVITILKNNGFKIGGITCPEIRKNGKRIGFEIIDIASNNKGILASMDFFKGPMVGKYYVNLEDLEKIAIPAIKKSIEELDLTVIDEIGPMELKSKKFYELIMDILKSNKSIIAIIHKSLVKNFSIEFPNIRFFEVNEINRIHIAKEIANYFMGRN from the coding sequence ATGAAAAAAGTTTTTATTACTGGACGGCCTGGTGTAGGAAAATCCACAGTATTAAAAGAAGTTATAACTATTCTAAAAAATAATGGTTTTAAAATTGGAGGAATAACTTGTCCAGAAATTAGAAAAAATGGAAAAAGAATTGGATTTGAGATAATTGATATAGCTTCAAATAATAAAGGAATTTTAGCCTCTATGGATTTTTTTAAAGGTCCAATGGTTGGAAAATATTATGTTAATTTAGAAGATTTAGAAAAAATAGCAATTCCTGCAATTAAGAAGTCAATAGAAGAATTAGATTTAACAGTAATTGATGAGATAGGACCAATGGAATTAAAGAGTAAAAAATTTTATGAACTTATAATGGACATCTTGAAAAGTAATAAATCAATAATAGCAATTATTCATAAATCTTTAGTTAAAAATTTTTCTATTGAATTTCCTAATATTAGATTTTTTGAAGTAAATGAGATTAATAGAATACATATAGCTAAAGAAATTGCAAATTATTTCATGGGGAGAAATTAA
- a CDS encoding monovalent cation/H(+) antiporter subunit G: MIEEIFVLIYALIIITFVGLNIRKGSFIIEPAKLLLVVIILSVIATFMLYLKGIDIYLAIKSIAKILAGGIMFAGTLPMILAGIGLFRFGDEFGPNIFYVRNHITGVIDTVASFVMIFAGLLIFRLDLVAVGFFFFVLIPFCGNALANAYYYSYQRRLRE, from the coding sequence ATGATTGAGGAAATTTTTGTTTTAATATATGCATTAATAATTATTACTTTTGTAGGTTTAAACATAAGAAAAGGTTCATTTATTATAGAACCAGCAAAATTGTTATTAGTGGTTATAATACTTTCAGTAATAGCAACATTTATGCTTTATCTTAAAGGTATTGATATTTATTTAGCCATAAAAAGTATTGCTAAAATATTAGCAGGTGGAATAATGTTTGCTGGGACATTACCAATGATTCTAGCAGGTATTGGTTTATTTAGATTTGGTGATGAATTTGGTCCAAATATATTCTATGTCAGAAATCATATTACTGGAGTAATTGATACTGTAGCTTCTTTTGTTATGATTTTTGCTGGTTTATTAATATTTAGATTAGATCTTGTGGCCGTAGGATTCTTTTTCTTTGTACTTATTCCCTTCTGTGGGAATGCATTAGCTAATGCTTATTATTATTCTTATCAAAGGAGGCTTAGAGAATGA
- a CDS encoding DUF4040 domain-containing protein — protein MIELSSSFIIMGYVIVIAITVGAIAALLQKDLIRAAFLSGAESIALAFFFQALLAPDLGLTQAIVGTVLLPGIIILGIFKTRRTEEE, from the coding sequence ATGATTGAACTATCCTCAAGTTTTATTATAATGGGATATGTTATAGTAATTGCTATAACAGTAGGTGCAATTGCAGCTTTATTACAAAAAGATTTAATTAGAGCTGCATTTTTATCTGGAGCAGAAAGTATAGCATTAGCATTTTTCTTTCAAGCTTTACTTGCACCTGACTTAGGTTTGACTCAAGCAATAGTTGGAACAGTGTTATTACCTGGAATAATTATACTTGGAATATTTAAAACAAGGAGGACTGAAGAAGAATGA
- a CDS encoding cation:proton antiporter subunit C, translating to MIEVTIQLLGFIAAALLIVIGIAGMVFLDNMIKKIIAFTLLSDGVNLLLVAIGYIEGGVVPILLPGMSITEFAMRAALVFPIGIVLTNIVIGVSTTAILVALVIMLYRRYGTLKASVILKGERR from the coding sequence ATGATTGAAGTAACTATTCAATTATTAGGTTTTATTGCTGCTGCATTATTAATTGTAATTGGAATAGCTGGTATGGTTTTTTTAGATAACATGATAAAGAAAATAATCGCATTTACACTTCTATCTGATGGTGTTAATTTACTCTTAGTAGCAATAGGCTATATAGAAGGTGGAGTGGTTCCAATTTTACTACCGGGTATGTCTATTACAGAATTTGCAATGCGTGCTGCTTTAGTATTTCCAATAGGTATAGTGCTAACTAATATAGTAATAGGTGTAAGTACTACAGCAATTCTTGTGGCATTGGTTATAATGCTTTATCGTAGATATGGGACTTTAAAAGCCTCAGTTATATTAAAGGGTGAGAGGAGATGA
- a CDS encoding Na+/H+ antiporter subunit E produces MAFLWGVRFWLRLIREIMASIIDVCKRCWNGDIDPAIQEIDSVLAKPLSQTMLANSVTYTPGTVTIDVDVPKKLLYVGVINPRKREEIIPLEPYIERWIEK; encoded by the coding sequence TTGGCATTTTTGTGGGGTGTTCGTTTTTGGTTAAGATTAATAAGAGAAATTATGGCATCAATTATAGATGTATGTAAAAGATGTTGGAATGGTGATATAGATCCTGCAATACAAGAAATAGATTCAGTATTAGCTAAGCCTTTATCTCAGACAATGCTTGCTAATAGTGTTACTTATACTCCTGGTACAGTAACAATAGATGTAGATGTTCCAAAGAAATTACTTTATGTAGGTGTAATAAATCCAAGGAAAAGAGAAGAAATCATTCCACTAGAACCATATATTGAGAGGTGGATTGAAAAATGA
- a CDS encoding 30S ribosomal protein S30e gives MPSHGSLTKAGKVRSQTPKIPAKERKGLRPIHRNRRNYKRRILSTAQTK, from the coding sequence ATGCCATCACATGGTTCACTTACGAAAGCAGGAAAAGTAAGATCACAAACTCCAAAAATTCCTGCTAAAGAGAGAAAAGGTCTTAGACCAATTCATAGAAATAGAAGAAATTATAAACGTAGAATCTTAAGTACAGCACAAACTAAATAA
- a CDS encoding endonuclease Q family protein, producing MKIITDFHIHSPYSRASSENMNLENLDKFAMIKGINVLGTGDFTHPKWREKLRNLIEENGLYSIKGGVTKFIISGEVCTNFEYNGKIRRIHHLILLPSIDIADELSKRLSKYGDLSIDGRPNLSMSGAELVEEVVEFGEDCLVIPAHIWTPWFSLFGDKGGVDKIEECYEDQTPHIYALETGLSSDPPMNWRVSALDSFTLVSNSDSHSPLRIGREANIIEVRELSYKEIVNAIMFHKEKVITIEVDPAYGKYHWTGHRKCGISMSPKDSIKIKGICPICGKKMTRGVAERVEELADRTENELPENRQKFIRLLPLNDLIATLINKDSLSNEVQRIYFGIIEKFSNELKVLLEVPKEELEKICGKELTKLILMNRENKITIIPGYDGLYGKIKLQEVEIKKPKTLEDYMKGDENAQ from the coding sequence ATGAAAATTATTACAGACTTTCACATACATAGTCCATATAGTAGAGCCTCTAGTGAAAATATGAATTTGGAAAATTTAGATAAATTTGCCATGATTAAAGGAATAAATGTATTAGGAACAGGAGATTTTACTCATCCTAAATGGAGAGAGAAATTGAGAAATTTAATTGAAGAAAATGGACTATATAGCATAAAAGGAGGAGTAACGAAATTCATAATAAGTGGTGAAGTTTGTACAAATTTTGAATATAATGGAAAAATACGTAGAATACATCATTTAATACTATTACCTTCAATTGATATTGCTGATGAACTTTCTAAAAGACTTTCTAAATATGGAGATCTAAGCATTGATGGAAGGCCAAATTTATCAATGAGTGGAGCAGAATTAGTAGAAGAAGTTGTAGAATTTGGAGAAGATTGTTTAGTAATTCCTGCTCATATTTGGACTCCTTGGTTTTCTCTTTTTGGAGATAAAGGAGGAGTAGACAAAATTGAAGAATGTTATGAAGATCAAACTCCTCACATATATGCTTTAGAAACTGGGTTATCATCAGATCCTCCTATGAATTGGAGAGTAAGTGCTCTTGATTCTTTTACTTTAGTCTCAAATAGTGATAGCCATAGTCCTTTAAGAATTGGAAGAGAAGCTAATATTATTGAAGTAAGAGAATTGAGTTATAAAGAAATTGTAAATGCTATAATGTTTCATAAAGAAAAAGTAATAACTATAGAAGTTGATCCTGCTTATGGGAAATATCATTGGACTGGTCATAGAAAATGTGGAATTTCAATGTCACCAAAAGACTCTATAAAAATTAAGGGAATTTGTCCAATATGTGGTAAAAAAATGACAAGAGGTGTTGCAGAAAGAGTAGAAGAATTAGCTGATAGAACAGAAAATGAATTGCCTGAAAATAGACAAAAATTCATAAGACTTTTACCATTAAATGATTTAATAGCAACTTTAATTAATAAAGATTCCTTATCTAATGAAGTACAAAGAATATATTTTGGCATTATAGAAAAATTCAGCAATGAATTAAAAGTACTCTTAGAAGTTCCTAAAGAAGAGCTTGAAAAAATATGTGGTAAAGAATTGACTAAATTAATTTTAATGAATCGAGAAAATAAGATAACTATTATACCTGGTTATGATGGATTATATGGAAAAATTAAACTACAAGAAGTAGAAATAAAAAAACCTAAAACTCTGGAAGATTATATGAAAGGGGATGAAAATGCCCAGTAG
- the speD gene encoding adenosylmethionine decarboxylase has translation MAKAYINCVIGKHIYANLYGCEPSLLDDEFFLRNLIIEAAKIAKMNIWDIKSWRFGGEKGGVSAIALILESHIAIHTWKEFNYATVDIFTCGEKSDPELAFNYIVSKINPKRITKGFVDRSGLTL, from the coding sequence GTGGCTAAGGCGTATATTAATTGTGTAATAGGGAAACATATATACGCAAATCTCTATGGCTGCGAACCATCTCTTCTCGATGATGAATTCTTCTTAAGAAATCTCATAATAGAAGCTGCAAAAATTGCAAAAATGAATATTTGGGATATAAAGAGTTGGAGATTTGGTGGAGAGAAAGGCGGAGTATCTGCAATAGCTCTAATTTTAGAAAGTCATATTGCTATACATACTTGGAAGGAATTCAACTATGCTACTGTAGACATATTCACATGTGGAGAGAAAAGCGATCCTGAACTTGCTTTTAACTATATAGTTTCAAAGATTAATCCAAAGCGTATCACAAAAGGCTTTGTTGATCGATCAGGTCTTACTTTATGA
- the proS gene encoding proline--tRNA ligase — protein sequence MKMPSRDQWSSNFSEWFHKVIFEVPIYDTRYPVKGTGIWMPYGFKIRKEVLEIIREELLKTGHEEVLFPTLIPEYMLKKEGEHIRNFEGQVFWITHGGTTPLDVKLALRPTSETSMYPMFQLWIKGYSDLPIKIFQIVNVFRYETKATKPMIRVREITTFKEAHTVHATKEEAENQVKEGVEIYKRIFERLGIPFIISIRPKWDKFPGAEYSIAFDTIMPDGKVLQIGTVHFLGQGFAKAFDIKYMNIEGNYEYVWQTCYGISERVIAALLAIHGDDHGLVLPSNVAPIQIVIIPIIYKGKEEEIIKTCREIKSILDNEGLRVIIDENREETPGSKYFKWELRGVPIRIEIGPRDVEKSTVVLVRRDTLEKIIVEREKIIEEVKSLLKVIDSNLKERGRKWLNEHIFKENDIKKAINLLDNKGGIIEIPWCGSDSCGQEIEMKMDARILGTPYDSKEIPKCTCANCGLNAINWVRIAKSY from the coding sequence ATGAAAATGCCCAGTAGAGATCAATGGTCCAGTAACTTCAGTGAATGGTTTCATAAAGTAATTTTTGAAGTACCTATATATGATACAAGATACCCTGTTAAAGGTACTGGTATATGGATGCCATATGGATTTAAAATAAGAAAAGAAGTACTTGAAATTATAAGAGAAGAATTATTAAAAACAGGACATGAAGAAGTATTATTTCCAACATTAATACCAGAATATATGCTAAAAAAAGAAGGAGAACATATTAGGAATTTTGAAGGACAGGTTTTTTGGATAACACATGGTGGTACCACACCATTAGATGTTAAACTTGCATTAAGACCTACTAGTGAAACTTCAATGTATCCAATGTTTCAATTATGGATAAAAGGTTACTCAGATTTACCAATAAAAATATTTCAAATAGTAAATGTATTTAGATATGAAACAAAAGCTACAAAACCAATGATAAGAGTGAGGGAGATAACTACATTTAAAGAAGCGCATACTGTACATGCAACAAAAGAAGAAGCTGAAAATCAAGTAAAAGAAGGTGTAGAAATTTATAAGAGAATATTTGAAAGATTAGGAATACCATTCATCATATCAATTAGACCTAAATGGGACAAGTTTCCAGGAGCAGAATACTCTATAGCTTTTGATACAATAATGCCAGATGGAAAGGTTTTACAAATAGGTACTGTTCATTTCTTAGGACAGGGTTTTGCTAAAGCCTTTGATATAAAATATATGAATATAGAAGGAAATTATGAATATGTATGGCAAACATGTTATGGAATATCTGAAAGAGTGATTGCTGCATTATTAGCAATACATGGGGATGATCATGGCCTAGTATTACCTAGTAATGTTGCCCCAATTCAAATTGTTATAATACCTATAATATATAAGGGAAAAGAAGAAGAGATTATTAAAACTTGTAGAGAAATTAAAAGCATTCTTGATAATGAAGGATTAAGAGTAATAATAGATGAAAATAGAGAAGAGACGCCTGGTAGTAAATATTTTAAATGGGAATTAAGAGGTGTACCAATTAGAATAGAAATTGGACCAAGAGATGTTGAAAAATCCACAGTAGTACTAGTAAGAAGAGATACTTTAGAAAAAATAATAGTTGAAAGAGAGAAAATAATTGAAGAAGTGAAGAGTTTATTAAAAGTTATTGATAGTAATTTAAAAGAGAGAGGAAGAAAATGGTTAAATGAACATATTTTTAAAGAAAATGATATTAAAAAAGCAATTAATTTATTAGATAATAAAGGTGGTATAATAGAAATTCCATGGTGTGGAAGTGATTCATGTGGACAAGAAATAGAAATGAAAATGGATGCTAGAATCCTTGGTACACCTTATGATTCAAAAGAAATACCAAAATGTACTTGTGCAAATTGTGGACTTAATGCAATAAATTGGGTTAGGATAGCAAAATCATATTAA
- a CDS encoding monovalent cation/H+ antiporter complex subunit F: MIDVLTIADLTFFWGAFIFMIATAFAGLCAIRLALKGETVTSLMGVSALTTTAGVSLYLIQILFEIEFARDTAIALLVLGAVGTIIFARLFRMEEGE, from the coding sequence ATGATAGATGTTTTAACAATTGCTGATCTTACATTCTTCTGGGGGGCTTTTATATTTATGATTGCAACAGCTTTTGCTGGCTTATGTGCTATTAGACTTGCATTAAAAGGAGAGACAGTAACTTCATTAATGGGAGTAAGTGCTTTAACAACAACAGCTGGTGTAAGCTTATATTTAATTCAAATCTTATTTGAAATAGAATTTGCTAGAGATACGGCTATTGCTTTACTTGTACTAGGTGCTGTAGGTACAATAATATTTGCAAGATTGTTTAGAATGGAGGAAGGAGAATGA